The proteins below come from a single Salvelinus alpinus chromosome 18, SLU_Salpinus.1, whole genome shotgun sequence genomic window:
- the LOC139543882 gene encoding NF-kappa-B inhibitor-like protein 1 isoform X2 encodes MATRKQKKMIRYVEDGSLMKLKSYFRKHSDLDVNFSQGKKRRTPLHLACSLRDDAILRLLLKYGANILQKDKKGDTPLHIAANKALKHGKRVYDDLVLPLQKSCPDAMVAPNNAGVTPQDLLQWMKFEKTAPREKSSQATDAEKEWQEKLFGECQDEFFETFGQYDDDLFAEDTDEEDFQDWADRIRQEYVTKQHAEAQRLASSGFHGKRKKEADEEDRANRELHERLQREHEEYLARAARKEEETRQGKKQRYEERCADTFNTDTAAAATTKLSYRDIPWPAAKGSVEEMVEVMLHGADRKDMPVFRKLLRRQQTVWHPDRFAQRCGTRLEEGDKQRILETVTALSQELNRLAQSLR; translated from the exons ATGGCGACTCGTAAACAGAAAAAGATGATAAGATACGTGGAAGATGGCAGTTTAATGAAGCTGAAGTCCTACTTCCGGAAACACTCCGACCTCGACGTCAACTTCTCCCAGGGTAAAAAGCGCAGGACTCCCCTGCACCTGGCCTGCTCGCTCCGTGATGACGCCATCCTTCGGCTTTTGTTGAAGTATGGAGCCAACATCCTTCAGAAAGACAAGAAAGGGGACACGCCCCTACACATTGCTGCTAACAAGGCTCTGAAACATGGCAAAAGAG TTTATGATGACCTCGTCTTGCCCCTTCAAAAGAGTTGCCCAGATGCCATGGTTGCACCAAATAATGCAGGAGTTACACCTCAGGACCTGCTGCAATGGATGAAATTTGAGAAG ACTGCACCTAGGGAAAAGTCTTCACAAGCGACAGACGCTGAGAAAGAGTGGCAAGAGAAGCTCTTTGGGGAATGCCAGGATGAGTTTTTTGAAACATTTGGACAATATGATG ATGATTTATTTGCGGAAGATACCGATGAGGAGGACTTTCAAGACTGGGCAGATAGAATTAGACAGGAGTATGTCACTAAACAGCATGCAGAGGCTCAAAGACTGGCATCCTCAGGTTTTCATgggaagaggaagaaagaggcgGATGAGGAGGATCGGGCTAACAGAGAGCTGCATGAGAGGCTACAGAGGGAGCATGAAGAGTACCTGGCGCGTGCTGCACGGAAAGAGGAGGAGACGCGTCAGGGGAAGAAGCAGCGCTACGAGGAGCGATGTGCAGATACCTTCAACACTGACACTGCAGCAGCGGCCACCACAAAACTGAGTTATCGGGACATTCCCTGGCCTGCAGCAAAGGGCTCagtggaggagatggtggaggtgatgttgcATGGTGCAGATAGGAAAGACATGCCAGTGTTCCGTAAACTCCTCAGGCGCCAGCAGACCGTTTGGCACCCGGATAGGTTTGCCCAGCGCTGTGGGACCCGGCTGGAGGAGGGAGACAAGCAGAGGATCCTGGAAACTGTCACTGCTCTCTCACAGGAGCTCAATAGACTGGCTCAGAGCCTCAGGTGA
- the LOC139543882 gene encoding NF-kappa-B inhibitor-like protein 1 isoform X1, with translation MATRKQKKMIRYVEDGSLMKLKSYFRKHSDLDVNFSQGKKRRTPLHLACSLRDDAILRLLLKYGANILQKDKKGDTPLHIAANKALKHGKRVYDDLVLPLQKSCPDAMVAPNNAGVTPQDLLQWMKFEKTAPREKSSQATDAEKEWQEKLFGECQDEFFETFGQYDADDLFAEDTDEEDFQDWADRIRQEYVTKQHAEAQRLASSGFHGKRKKEADEEDRANRELHERLQREHEEYLARAARKEEETRQGKKQRYEERCADTFNTDTAAAATTKLSYRDIPWPAAKGSVEEMVEVMLHGADRKDMPVFRKLLRRQQTVWHPDRFAQRCGTRLEEGDKQRILETVTALSQELNRLAQSLR, from the exons ATGGCGACTCGTAAACAGAAAAAGATGATAAGATACGTGGAAGATGGCAGTTTAATGAAGCTGAAGTCCTACTTCCGGAAACACTCCGACCTCGACGTCAACTTCTCCCAGGGTAAAAAGCGCAGGACTCCCCTGCACCTGGCCTGCTCGCTCCGTGATGACGCCATCCTTCGGCTTTTGTTGAAGTATGGAGCCAACATCCTTCAGAAAGACAAGAAAGGGGACACGCCCCTACACATTGCTGCTAACAAGGCTCTGAAACATGGCAAAAGAG TTTATGATGACCTCGTCTTGCCCCTTCAAAAGAGTTGCCCAGATGCCATGGTTGCACCAAATAATGCAGGAGTTACACCTCAGGACCTGCTGCAATGGATGAAATTTGAGAAG ACTGCACCTAGGGAAAAGTCTTCACAAGCGACAGACGCTGAGAAAGAGTGGCAAGAGAAGCTCTTTGGGGAATGCCAGGATGAGTTTTTTGAAACATTTGGACAATATGATG CAGATGATTTATTTGCGGAAGATACCGATGAGGAGGACTTTCAAGACTGGGCAGATAGAATTAGACAGGAGTATGTCACTAAACAGCATGCAGAGGCTCAAAGACTGGCATCCTCAGGTTTTCATgggaagaggaagaaagaggcgGATGAGGAGGATCGGGCTAACAGAGAGCTGCATGAGAGGCTACAGAGGGAGCATGAAGAGTACCTGGCGCGTGCTGCACGGAAAGAGGAGGAGACGCGTCAGGGGAAGAAGCAGCGCTACGAGGAGCGATGTGCAGATACCTTCAACACTGACACTGCAGCAGCGGCCACCACAAAACTGAGTTATCGGGACATTCCCTGGCCTGCAGCAAAGGGCTCagtggaggagatggtggaggtgatgttgcATGGTGCAGATAGGAAAGACATGCCAGTGTTCCGTAAACTCCTCAGGCGCCAGCAGACCGTTTGGCACCCGGATAGGTTTGCCCAGCGCTGTGGGACCCGGCTGGAGGAGGGAGACAAGCAGAGGATCCTGGAAACTGTCACTGCTCTCTCACAGGAGCTCAATAGACTGGCTCAGAGCCTCAGGTGA